A part of Haladaptatus caseinilyticus genomic DNA contains:
- a CDS encoding ABC transporter ATP-binding protein — MVENVLEAKSIRVVRGEQEIISDASLSIPADTQLLVQGPSGAGKTTLFNILGLLDVPTSGTIRIAGEDTASLSERKRALLRRETIGFIFQDFQLISDLTAWENAALPQDHTGERDEEWLQTLFTKLEIDDRANQYPATLSGGEKQRVAIARALANRPNIILADEPTGQLDPTTTTQVLDLLFRLQDVTGSSLVVISHDMQLQPRFDTVARLENGSIHKLETKAENDKETSSIEVR; from the coding sequence ATGGTAGAGAACGTATTAGAGGCAAAATCGATTCGGGTTGTTCGCGGTGAGCAAGAAATCATTTCTGACGCATCACTTTCGATTCCAGCAGATACACAGCTTTTAGTGCAAGGACCGAGTGGTGCTGGCAAGACCACGCTATTTAATATTCTCGGGCTTCTCGACGTTCCAACAAGTGGAACCATACGAATCGCAGGTGAAGATACAGCATCACTCTCGGAGCGAAAACGAGCACTGCTGCGTCGAGAAACGATTGGATTCATCTTTCAAGACTTTCAGCTCATCAGCGATCTAACTGCATGGGAAAATGCAGCACTTCCTCAAGATCATACTGGAGAACGTGATGAAGAGTGGCTTCAAACGTTATTTACAAAACTTGAAATTGACGATCGCGCTAATCAATATCCTGCGACGCTTAGCGGCGGTGAGAAGCAACGTGTGGCTATCGCCCGGGCACTAGCCAATCGGCCAAATATCATACTGGCCGATGAACCGACGGGACAACTCGACCCAACTACAACTACACAAGTACTCGATCTATTATTTCGATTACAAGATGTCACAGGTTCATCATTAGTGGTCATCAGTCATGATATGCAGCTGCAACCGCGGTTTGATACTGTTGCTCGACTGGAGAATGGTAGCATTCACAAACTTGAAACAAAGGCAGAGAACGACAAGGAGACTTCATCTATCGAGGTACGGTGA
- a CDS encoding AAA family ATPase, which yields MTSPAAIHDQIINEVDTVLLGNEDIVEGLSISLLTQGHVLLEGVPGVAKTTIANLFARAAGIESTRIQMTPDLLPADITGTHIYREPTGKFELQKGPIFSNLVIADEINRATPKTQSALLEAMEERNVTIEGETLPLPTPFMVVATQNPIEMEGTYQLPEAQRDRFQLKLTVELPDEDTELALIDRFDSQPNLNPAQISQAITLEELTAARTAVEQVHIAEKARHYLRDLIAATRTHSAIEYGGSPRATIALLKTSKARAALHERDYVIPDDIKQLAMPVLRHRIVLNSESELSEQTPDSIIEEILSSVTPPGSDSKTEFETQEATAESPEIQR from the coding sequence ATGACTTCGCCCGCTGCGATCCATGATCAAATCATCAATGAAGTCGATACTGTTCTTTTGGGCAATGAAGACATTGTTGAGGGTCTCTCCATTTCACTTCTCACACAAGGGCATGTCTTGTTAGAAGGTGTTCCTGGCGTTGCAAAAACGACAATTGCAAATCTATTCGCTCGCGCAGCGGGTATTGAATCAACCCGTATACAAATGACTCCGGATTTACTCCCTGCTGATATCACGGGGACACACATTTATCGAGAACCAACGGGTAAATTCGAATTACAAAAAGGACCGATATTCTCGAATCTTGTTATTGCTGATGAGATCAACCGAGCAACACCAAAGACACAAAGTGCACTCTTAGAAGCAATGGAAGAACGGAATGTTACTATCGAGGGGGAGACGTTACCCTTGCCGACTCCGTTCATGGTTGTTGCAACACAAAATCCAATTGAAATGGAGGGAACATACCAACTTCCAGAAGCACAACGAGACCGCTTTCAACTCAAACTAACGGTAGAGTTGCCTGATGAAGATACGGAACTTGCGTTGATCGATCGATTTGATTCTCAACCAAATCTCAACCCAGCACAAATATCACAAGCAATCACATTAGAAGAACTGACTGCCGCACGAACAGCCGTGGAGCAGGTTCACATTGCTGAAAAAGCAAGACACTATCTTCGGGACTTGATCGCTGCAACCAGGACACACAGTGCTATTGAGTATGGAGGGTCGCCACGAGCCACTATTGCGTTGCTGAAAACGTCAAAAGCCCGTGCAGCGCTCCATGAGCGTGATTACGTCATCCCAGACGATATAAAGCAACTAGCAATGCCTGTCCTCCGACATCGCATAGTTCTCAACTCTGAATCAGAATTGAGCGAACAAACACCCGATTCCATTATCGAAGAGATATTGAGTTCAGTTACGCCTCCCGGGAGCGACTCGAAGACAGAGTTTGAAACACAAGAAGCAACTGCTGAATCACCTGAAATACAACGCTAA
- the glmM gene encoding phosphoglucosamine mutase: MFGTSGIRGPVGEVVTGDLALSVGRALATTGAERVVIGRDPRDSGRFLADALSAGLRECGSDVINIGLAATPTVARSVKWKNADAGVSITASHNPSTDNGIKLWNPSGQAFDAEQRSEITRRIEEEDFDLSAWDETGEEKRWNGANDQHVKTLAETVDVDSLSVVVDVGNGAGGVTADALYELGCDVETLNAQPDGRFPARPSEPTAENCQSLCDHVDATDADLGIAHDGDADRMMAVNENGEFVSGDVLLTLFARQRAGEGETIATPVDTSLIVEDVLAEQGGDVVRTQVGDVYVAERATESGVVFGGEQSGAWIWPDQTLCPDGPLAACRLAELIAKEGPLSELAAGVGEYPIRRKNIEVEDKEELMAALSTSVTDRYDDTTTIDGVRVSLPEGWFLIRASGTEPLIRIAAEARDPDAADEVFTMADTFVTDHLN; the protein is encoded by the coding sequence ATGTTTGGTACAAGCGGAATCCGTGGACCAGTCGGTGAAGTCGTCACGGGCGACCTCGCACTGTCAGTTGGTCGTGCTCTTGCCACAACGGGTGCAGAGCGGGTTGTCATTGGACGCGACCCTCGTGATAGCGGTCGATTCCTTGCAGATGCCCTTTCGGCCGGACTACGAGAGTGTGGATCTGACGTAATAAACATTGGTCTTGCTGCCACACCAACTGTCGCACGAAGTGTTAAATGGAAGAATGCTGACGCTGGTGTTTCTATTACCGCATCACATAACCCCTCGACTGACAACGGTATTAAACTCTGGAACCCGTCTGGACAAGCATTCGATGCAGAGCAGCGTTCGGAAATAACACGCCGAATTGAAGAAGAAGACTTTGATTTGAGTGCCTGGGACGAAACCGGCGAAGAAAAACGCTGGAATGGTGCGAATGATCAACACGTCAAAACACTCGCTGAGACGGTTGATGTCGATAGCCTCTCTGTTGTTGTAGACGTAGGCAATGGTGCAGGGGGTGTCACTGCAGATGCGCTTTATGAACTCGGTTGTGATGTAGAGACATTGAACGCTCAGCCTGACGGCCGGTTTCCTGCACGACCAAGTGAGCCAACAGCAGAAAATTGTCAATCACTGTGCGACCATGTAGACGCAACTGACGCAGATCTTGGAATCGCTCATGATGGTGATGCAGATCGTATGATGGCCGTAAACGAAAACGGAGAATTCGTCTCTGGCGATGTTCTTCTTACTTTGTTTGCTCGTCAGCGTGCAGGTGAGGGTGAGACGATTGCAACACCCGTGGATACAAGTCTGATTGTCGAGGATGTCCTTGCTGAGCAAGGTGGAGATGTGGTTCGAACACAAGTCGGTGATGTATACGTTGCTGAACGCGCTACTGAATCAGGCGTTGTTTTCGGGGGAGAACAATCTGGTGCATGGATTTGGCCAGACCAAACACTTTGTCCTGATGGACCACTTGCAGCGTGCCGGCTAGCAGAACTCATCGCAAAAGAAGGACCACTGTCGGAACTTGCCGCTGGCGTAGGTGAATATCCTATCCGCCGCAAAAACATCGAAGTTGAAGACAAAGAAGAGTTGATGGCTGCACTCTCTACATCAGTGACTGACCGCTACGACGACACCACTACGATTGACGGTGTACGTGTTTCACTTCCCGAAGGATGGTTCCTCATTCGGGCCAGTGGAACTGAACCGTTAATTCGAATTGCGGCTGAGGCTCGAGACCCAGATGCTGCTGACGAAGTATTTACAATGGCAGATACGTTTGTCACCGACCATTTGAACTGA
- a CDS encoding PRC-barrel domain-containing protein, with protein sequence MSNLFVQNIIGMDVSSTNGIAIGSISSITMNFKTGQLSNLVIEPNRDSKTIEQLPIDESGHIQIPITKVKAVNDHLIVNVDTIIKN encoded by the coding sequence ATGTCAAACCTTTTCGTTCAGAACATTATTGGGATGGATGTTTCAAGTACTAATGGAATAGCAATTGGATCAATATCTAGTATTACGATGAATTTCAAAACTGGTCAGCTATCAAATTTAGTCATTGAACCAAATAGAGATTCAAAAACCATTGAGCAACTGCCAATTGATGAAAGTGGCCACATTCAAATTCCAATTACTAAGGTAAAGGCCGTTAATGATCATTTGATAGTAAATGTAGACACGATCATAAAAAATTGA
- a CDS encoding DUF4350 domain-containing protein, which translates to MKSPRNWDKPQLVFAVFTGIALITLITAASTSAASFGIYNSAWDGSSKLSAEAKATGATVTVARDVEEYNSVPSRETIAFILSPDSSYSPSERQNLRRFVQNGGTLVIAEDFGTHSNAIVQAIGADARFDGHLIRDDRYNYQSPAMPLANNIENGTYTENVSALTLNHGTAIRTQNGSGIVQSSGYAYLDTIPNSKLDSSETIKNHTVVATQSVGQGQVILVGDPSIFINSMIKQSGNRVFVQNLVSNHENVLLDTSHTSQLPPLMGAILFVRGSAAAQILLGGSGIFGLIVLGFHAQRVKSLLPNWNDQKHRKSHEMDTRAMGSYLQQKYPEWDQERTERVVTSLQNHYQND; encoded by the coding sequence ATGAAGTCGCCACGAAACTGGGATAAGCCACAATTAGTATTTGCTGTCTTCACGGGTATTGCCCTGATTACACTAATTACAGCTGCAAGTACATCGGCTGCATCGTTTGGTATCTATAACTCTGCCTGGGATGGGAGTTCAAAACTAAGTGCTGAAGCAAAAGCGACCGGTGCGACTGTAACGGTTGCACGAGATGTAGAAGAGTATAATTCAGTCCCATCAAGGGAAACAATCGCGTTTATTCTGTCACCCGACTCGTCATATAGTCCTTCGGAACGCCAAAATCTCCGACGATTCGTTCAAAATGGTGGCACACTTGTTATTGCGGAGGACTTTGGTACTCACTCAAATGCAATTGTGCAGGCAATAGGCGCTGATGCACGTTTCGATGGACATCTCATTCGTGATGATCGATATAACTATCAGTCACCGGCAATGCCTCTCGCCAATAATATTGAAAATGGCACATATACGGAAAATGTTTCAGCACTCACACTGAACCATGGAACGGCAATCAGAACACAGAATGGAAGCGGGATTGTACAATCATCGGGATACGCATATCTCGACACAATCCCAAACTCAAAGCTTGATAGTAGTGAGACCATCAAAAACCATACAGTTGTTGCGACGCAGTCAGTCGGACAAGGGCAAGTTATCTTAGTGGGTGATCCCAGTATATTCATTAATTCAATGATTAAACAATCAGGAAATAGGGTATTTGTTCAAAACTTAGTCAGTAATCATGAGAACGTACTTTTAGATACATCGCATACGTCACAACTCCCACCTCTCATGGGAGCGATTCTATTTGTTCGTGGTTCTGCAGCAGCACAGATTCTTCTCGGGGGAAGTGGTATTTTTGGACTTATCGTTTTGGGATTTCATGCACAGCGGGTGAAATCACTACTACCCAATTGGAACGATCAAAAACACCGGAAATCACATGAAATGGACACCAGAGCGATGGGCTCATATCTGCAACAAAAGTATCCAGAATGGGATCAAGAACGAACTGAGCGTGTAGTCACATCGCTTCAGAATCACTATCAAAACGATTGA
- a CDS encoding phosphatase PAP2 family protein, producing MSLADIAGRLLIGEVILLGFAMVLFIGVSGLQQARTQFRERLKAVYPYFSLLIGVLAINKVAREYGPEISWLIDWNITGLIHAIEGDFVGKLQSIATPELTAYFSFMYIYGYVFLLVFPFIAYFALPEDRPLKEIAIAYTVNYGIGLVCYIIFISYGPRNLIPDIVEPLLYSTYPQSQILTGEVNANTNVFPSLHTSLSVSTAMLAYRTRKAYPGWALVAMPIATSIVIATMYLGIHWGTDVVAGIVLGIGSVLIATQYVDDGRLSGQLGSKINDYLF from the coding sequence ATGAGTTTAGCCGATATTGCAGGACGATTGCTCATTGGTGAGGTAATACTGCTCGGTTTTGCGATGGTATTATTTATCGGCGTATCAGGCCTTCAACAGGCTCGAACCCAGTTTCGAGAGCGTCTTAAGGCGGTATATCCTTATTTCAGTCTATTAATTGGCGTCCTCGCAATAAACAAAGTGGCTCGTGAATATGGCCCTGAAATCTCATGGCTCATCGATTGGAATATTACAGGGTTAATTCATGCAATCGAAGGCGACTTCGTAGGAAAACTCCAATCAATCGCGACTCCAGAACTAACGGCATATTTTTCATTTATGTATATTTATGGTTATGTGTTTTTACTCGTATTCCCATTCATCGCTTATTTTGCTCTCCCAGAGGATAGACCGCTAAAAGAGATTGCAATTGCATATACAGTGAATTATGGTATTGGACTAGTTTGCTATATTATCTTTATTTCATACGGACCGCGAAACCTCATTCCAGATATCGTAGAGCCACTACTTTACTCAACATATCCTCAATCACAGATTCTTACTGGGGAGGTTAACGCAAATACAAATGTTTTTCCTTCCTTACATACGTCACTGTCAGTCAGTACTGCCATGCTCGCATATCGAACACGCAAGGCATACCCAGGGTGGGCATTGGTTGCAATGCCAATAGCAACAAGCATCGTCATCGCAACAATGTACCTCGGAATTCACTGGGGTACAGACGTGGTTGCAGGGATAGTTCTCGGGATTGGAAGTGTTCTCATTGCAACTCAATATGTTGATGATGGAAGGTTATCAGGGCAACTTGGATCAAAAATCAACGACTATTTGTTCTGA
- a CDS encoding ArnT family glycosyltransferase: MSHGINERQSWTITSKLAELASDKRAWLGVAIGTGILVHIVYLITHPYPAYGAGLYLQIAEEISTHGYDLPERIPLYTKDGIPFAYPPLMYYVSAVVMDITGVDPITLSRLLPGFVTVLYLIPFYYLAREILDSTPRAGFATFVLAVTPPALQWHLSAGGVVRAPAFLFALTGIYTGLKLFKTDDRKWIIPSAVLFGMTILTHPVYTVFFGTTYLVMFVYFNRTPRGLIYGAIVAGSGILLASPWWLQIVATHGVGIFSAASGTHTGLGGGLGRLLSQFVYPFEPNLPVIFFLGSFTGMVYLLKQRRIFLPLWLVTAAFVLGKVRFQFPAGAMMISILVFELIVPRIRSVVSKSRYSRSAPLVVVLVIVLLISSVGISFAASGLNSHHDSTTQPAFMDDNDMAAMEWIDENTASDSDFVVLGDAAEWFPLLTDRAILVGPWGVEWEGHKNYRHHLGLYKRMSRCPGKACLTKKLISNDVNPDYIYIPKGHYTVRGIDEYQKPWMRGHLVDSDRYKLVYENEGAMVFRIEEPMEPVEIPENGPQPV, from the coding sequence ATGTCACACGGTATCAACGAACGACAAAGTTGGACTATCACATCGAAGCTTGCAGAGCTCGCTAGTGACAAACGTGCGTGGCTTGGTGTGGCGATAGGAACAGGAATACTTGTTCATATCGTTTATCTCATAACCCATCCATATCCTGCCTACGGGGCTGGTTTGTACCTTCAAATCGCAGAGGAAATTAGCACACATGGATATGATTTGCCAGAACGGATTCCTCTCTATACGAAGGACGGAATTCCATTCGCCTATCCACCATTGATGTATTACGTTTCGGCGGTAGTGATGGATATAACAGGGGTTGATCCAATCACGCTAAGCCGACTGTTACCCGGTTTCGTGACGGTTCTGTATCTCATTCCTTTCTACTATCTTGCACGTGAAATATTGGACTCGACTCCACGAGCTGGATTTGCGACGTTCGTGCTAGCTGTAACACCCCCTGCTCTTCAATGGCATCTGTCAGCTGGGGGTGTTGTACGTGCTCCGGCGTTCTTGTTTGCCCTGACTGGAATATACACTGGTCTAAAACTGTTCAAAACCGACGATCGAAAATGGATTATTCCTTCGGCGGTCCTGTTCGGAATGACAATTCTCACTCATCCAGTGTACACTGTCTTTTTCGGGACGACGTACCTCGTGATGTTTGTCTATTTCAATCGCACTCCTCGAGGTCTCATTTACGGTGCAATTGTCGCTGGAAGTGGTATCCTTCTGGCATCCCCCTGGTGGCTTCAGATTGTTGCTACCCATGGTGTTGGAATTTTCAGTGCAGCCTCTGGAACACACACCGGGCTTGGTGGTGGTCTCGGTCGACTGCTTAGTCAATTTGTATATCCTTTTGAGCCAAACCTTCCTGTCATCTTTTTCCTTGGATCATTCACCGGGATGGTGTACCTTTTGAAACAGCGTCGTATCTTCCTCCCGTTGTGGCTAGTCACAGCTGCATTCGTACTGGGGAAAGTTCGATTCCAATTCCCAGCCGGGGCAATGATGATTTCAATTCTCGTCTTCGAACTCATCGTGCCACGCATTCGATCTGTAGTGTCGAAATCGCGCTACTCGCGATCAGCACCACTGGTCGTCGTCCTAGTAATTGTGTTGTTGATTTCGAGTGTTGGTATCTCATTTGCTGCTAGCGGACTCAACTCTCATCATGATAGTACCACGCAACCTGCATTTATGGACGACAATGACATGGCTGCAATGGAGTGGATTGATGAAAACACCGCTTCAGATTCTGATTTCGTTGTTCTCGGGGATGCCGCAGAGTGGTTCCCACTCCTGACTGATCGGGCCATTCTCGTCGGTCCGTGGGGCGTTGAATGGGAAGGCCACAAAAACTATCGCCACCATCTCGGCTTGTATAAGCGGATGTCACGGTGTCCTGGGAAAGCTTGTCTCACAAAGAAGTTGATCTCGAACGATGTGAATCCGGATTACATCTACATTCCAAAGGGTCACTACACGGTCCGAGGTATCGATGAATATCAGAAACCTTGGATGCGAGGCCATCTTGTGGACTCTGATCGTTACAAATTGGTTTATGAAAATGAGGGTGCAATGGTGTTCCGGATTGAAGAACCGATGGAGCCGGTTGAAATCCCGGAGAACGGCCCACAACCAGTCTGA
- a CDS encoding aryl-sulfate sulfotransferase codes for MKMAVRKLIRLVFASLIVISILALANGAASSSVGHTDEQIRQANISTGDREQVAPSSTNITVIATDSNTWTGKAGDGPRARAELVAFNPNGTVLYYNDSHTRYWDVDPVNGTKSTVEYLYADHLNKSECGSEVCTRNGIERVNLTTGNTTEIYSRITPGKHSTRWHDGDRINESRYAIADIAQDRVFVVNTTTGLLEWSWDAQNNFDPTKHGGPFPEDWTHINDVEVLENGRLMVSIRNHDQVAFLDRETGLLENWTLGTDDAHDVIYEQHNPDFIPTSQGGPAVLIGDSENNRVIEYQRENGEWNQTWSWQDSRMQWPRDADRLPSGNTLITDSNGNRVFEVNQQGEVVWSLDIAFPYEAERLETGDESTNGKSAKELGLDSAIKQKTSEGKANTQNGQKDRIAGTIWVQIKELVPGRYMNAFMYVLPAWMGPTEVFALLTFGLISIVWAVTEWRWSSRSLSIPWTINIDRKG; via the coding sequence ATGAAGATGGCCGTCCGGAAACTAATCCGCCTTGTCTTTGCCTCCCTTATCGTCATTTCAATACTTGCTTTGGCGAACGGAGCTGCAAGTTCATCAGTTGGACACACCGATGAGCAAATTCGCCAAGCAAATATCTCGACTGGTGATCGTGAGCAAGTAGCCCCGTCATCAACTAATATCACAGTGATTGCAACGGACTCTAACACGTGGACGGGTAAGGCAGGCGACGGCCCTCGCGCTCGGGCAGAACTAGTTGCGTTCAATCCAAATGGAACTGTCCTCTATTACAATGATTCACACACGCGTTACTGGGATGTTGACCCAGTAAATGGTACTAAGAGTACTGTTGAGTATCTCTATGCAGACCATCTCAACAAATCGGAGTGTGGTTCTGAAGTGTGTACACGCAATGGAATTGAGCGGGTAAACCTCACGACTGGCAACACAACAGAAATCTACAGTCGTATCACCCCTGGAAAGCACTCTACACGCTGGCATGATGGTGACCGAATTAATGAATCGAGATACGCCATTGCTGACATCGCTCAGGATCGTGTTTTCGTTGTTAACACGACAACTGGACTTTTAGAATGGTCCTGGGATGCCCAGAACAACTTTGACCCAACGAAGCACGGTGGACCGTTTCCTGAAGACTGGACGCATATCAATGATGTTGAAGTCCTCGAAAATGGTCGGTTGATGGTTAGCATCAGGAACCACGACCAAGTCGCATTTCTTGATCGCGAAACGGGTCTGCTTGAGAATTGGACCCTTGGAACAGACGATGCACACGACGTCATCTATGAGCAGCATAATCCGGATTTCATCCCGACTTCGCAAGGAGGTCCTGCGGTTCTCATTGGGGATTCCGAGAATAATCGCGTTATTGAATATCAGCGCGAAAACGGTGAATGGAATCAGACTTGGTCGTGGCAAGACTCCCGAATGCAATGGCCTCGTGATGCGGACCGGTTGCCGAGCGGTAATACGTTAATCACTGATTCGAATGGCAACCGTGTCTTTGAGGTCAATCAACAGGGAGAAGTCGTTTGGTCACTTGACATTGCGTTTCCGTACGAAGCGGAACGTCTCGAGACAGGTGACGAGAGCACAAATGGCAAGAGTGCAAAAGAACTCGGCCTTGATTCGGCAATTAAACAAAAGACTAGTGAAGGCAAGGCTAATACCCAAAATGGCCAGAAAGACCGTATAGCTGGAACAATTTGGGTACAGATTAAAGAACTCGTCCCCGGTCGATATATGAATGCCTTCATGTACGTGCTTCCAGCATGGATGGGACCAACCGAGGTGTTTGCCCTCCTCACTTTCGGCCTGATATCGATTGTATGGGCTGTTACTGAGTGGCGTTGGTCATCACGGTCGCTCTCCATCCCGTGGACGATAAATATCGATCGGAAAGGATGA
- a CDS encoding ABC transporter substrate-binding protein has translation MLPKQNSKPSTESETGSKTGRRELLAAVGITLGSGCVNKAKSLVSRDQSKQITFSIKTLPADADPQAIRIARFLAKRLNEVGIAVQIEPMERVELLREILLEQSFDCYVACHPGIEEPDALRTLLHSQFDTEVGWQNPFGYANLNVDRLLNAQRRQQNRKRLKTLGELQHAIARNQPFSVVAFPDEIRAARKDTFAKWGEVEQLHSPLGYLSVQTQNGKNTLRMTLQDSRPTENLNPLSAEFRGDGTIVDLLYDRLGQWIDGKVRPWLAQSWEWKSSNENLIGDVRLRDDLEWHDGNSLTSNDVAFTYRFLNDTALSELKSPVPSPRFRDAATLVESTSTVDDQTVRIRFGTASREVAMKSLAVPVLPKHIWWPKRKQAEIVFQTDSTATKALVWNNLHPVGSGPFQFSNAKKKESLTLEQFEEHFLHHVDTAQNIQFDSNGPRSEPNHIKRYAGKPDYKRLRFIVVPSGAAATSLVLNDEADGTATSVSVGDVRDIGRAESVQLKIDESTAMYHVGYNARKRPFSNVRFRRAVAQLLDKEFLVDDVFGGYAKPAASPLARHDSLVEDLRWEGDDPKLPFPGTNGNLDRDKARTLFTNAGFKYSNDGEILQR, from the coding sequence ATGTTACCGAAGCAGAATTCCAAGCCCTCCACCGAATCAGAAACGGGATCTAAAACGGGACGAAGAGAATTACTTGCTGCCGTTGGCATAACATTGGGTAGTGGTTGTGTAAATAAAGCTAAGTCCTTGGTTAGCCGTGACCAATCAAAACAAATCACATTTTCAATTAAAACGTTGCCAGCGGATGCAGACCCACAGGCGATTCGTATCGCTAGGTTTCTTGCGAAACGTTTGAACGAAGTTGGTATTGCAGTGCAAATTGAGCCAATGGAACGTGTTGAGTTACTTCGCGAAATTCTCTTGGAGCAATCGTTTGATTGCTACGTTGCTTGCCATCCTGGTATCGAGGAACCAGATGCACTTAGAACATTACTACATTCTCAATTCGACACCGAAGTAGGATGGCAAAATCCATTCGGCTATGCAAATCTCAACGTCGACCGGTTACTAAATGCCCAACGACGCCAACAGAACCGCAAGCGATTGAAAACACTTGGAGAACTTCAACACGCAATCGCACGCAATCAACCATTTTCAGTCGTCGCATTCCCCGACGAGATTCGAGCAGCCCGGAAGGACACATTTGCCAAATGGGGAGAAGTTGAGCAACTTCATTCTCCCCTTGGGTATCTTTCGGTACAGACACAAAATGGTAAAAATACGCTCCGAATGACGCTACAAGATTCTCGTCCAACGGAAAATCTGAATCCTCTCTCCGCGGAGTTCCGAGGAGATGGGACAATAGTGGATCTACTATATGATCGACTAGGGCAGTGGATCGACGGAAAGGTTCGTCCATGGCTTGCCCAGTCCTGGGAATGGAAATCGTCAAACGAGAATCTCATTGGGGATGTTCGGTTACGAGACGATCTTGAGTGGCATGATGGAAATTCACTCACTTCAAACGACGTAGCGTTTACATATCGGTTCCTCAATGACACAGCATTGAGCGAACTCAAAAGCCCTGTCCCATCGCCGCGATTTCGCGACGCCGCCACGCTTGTTGAGTCGACGAGTACCGTAGACGACCAGACAGTTCGTATTCGGTTTGGAACGGCCAGTCGAGAAGTCGCTATGAAGTCGCTTGCAGTTCCAGTTTTACCAAAGCATATTTGGTGGCCAAAACGAAAACAGGCTGAGATCGTATTTCAAACCGATTCTACTGCGACGAAAGCACTCGTCTGGAATAACTTGCACCCAGTTGGAAGTGGCCCATTTCAGTTTTCGAATGCGAAAAAGAAAGAGTCATTAACTTTAGAACAGTTCGAAGAGCATTTTCTCCATCACGTAGACACTGCCCAAAACATACAATTTGATTCCAATGGTCCAAGATCGGAACCAAATCATATCAAACGATACGCAGGCAAACCAGACTACAAACGTTTACGATTCATTGTTGTCCCTTCAGGAGCAGCAGCAACATCCCTTGTACTGAACGATGAGGCAGACGGAACGGCAACAAGCGTCTCGGTAGGTGATGTACGTGACATTGGACGCGCAGAAAGCGTACAATTGAAAATTGATGAGTCAACAGCGATGTACCACGTGGGTTACAATGCTCGAAAACGGCCCTTTAGCAATGTCCGATTCCGTCGAGCAGTAGCCCAATTACTCGATAAGGAATTTCTCGTGGACGATGTATTTGGTGGCTATGCAAAACCGGCAGCCAGTCCGTTAGCTCGACACGACTCACTTGTTGAAGACCTTCGCTGGGAAGGGGATGATCCGAAACTTCCCTTCCCTGGAACGAATGGGAATCTCGACAGAGACAAAGCAAGAACCTTATTCACCAATGCTGGATTCAAGTATTCAAATGATGGCGAAATTCTCCAGCGGTAA
- a CDS encoding metal-dependent hydrolase: MWPWGHLATGYLLYSGYCAARSRNPPTDITVLALALGTQFPDLIDKPLAWNVGILPTGRSLTHSLLSASVILGCLYYFSYRGTRRDIWVAFAIGYLSHLIADIALPLLQGDTAYANFLLWPFLSTPPYKTAPSFTAHFTNMEFTWFFVFQLFLVVLAIYYWFRDGFPGLRNGRDILPNKQSK, from the coding sequence ATGTGGCCGTGGGGACATCTAGCAACAGGCTATCTACTATATTCAGGTTATTGTGCAGCCCGTTCGCGAAATCCACCGACAGACATTACCGTTCTTGCGCTTGCTCTTGGGACCCAATTTCCAGATCTCATTGATAAACCACTTGCCTGGAACGTTGGGATTCTTCCAACAGGTAGATCACTTACTCATTCCCTTCTTTCCGCCTCTGTCATCCTCGGATGTCTCTATTATTTCTCTTATAGAGGTACCCGTCGTGATATTTGGGTGGCTTTTGCTATTGGATACCTTTCGCACTTGATTGCAGATATAGCACTCCCACTACTTCAAGGGGATACTGCCTATGCAAATTTTCTTTTGTGGCCGTTTCTTTCCACGCCGCCGTATAAAACGGCGCCAAGTTTTACTGCGCACTTCACGAATATGGAGTTCACTTGGTTCTTTGTCTTTCAGCTCTTCCTAGTCGTATTGGCCATTTACTACTGGTTTCGTGATGGGTTTCCTGGTCTACGGAATGGGCGCGATATATTGCCCAATAAACAAAGTAAATAG